In a genomic window of Streptomyces roseoviridis:
- a CDS encoding S9 family peptidase — protein sequence MAADARHRLTLESPAAAPATQPLAAAAGPQDASRGLTAHACWYPAVDPGGERAAFICDRGGVPQLWVGAVDGEEARLLDAGPDHVTEVSWSPDGQWIAYTVAPGGSGHTRVLCVRPDGSDRRIMSGADPDSSAYLGCWTRDGAALAVTIAEPVADRPDLLALAERPAGWTERDGHAVLLGAGTHGTEDGGPPVHDRLTAYLLDPAGTTAPVLLADETEAATLRVCDVSPDGRLALLRRGPRGEREAVVVRLPDRTPVCTLPVADGDPWIGRFSPDGRTVWLRSDHQREFAALLALDLDETGARTGLTVVAERHGCDLELLSFVENGRRAALSWNVRGTSELETLPLAEPGAAPPAPRAVELAHEVVTRVTPAGPYGMLVALSGSQRRPGVWRVPGTGAAVRTPWSARDAETVPPGPPPVRPVPLRPTARDGLLLGGWYHRAPGRGPGEPAPCVLHLHGGPEEQERPVFAPLYHELLGRGLDVFAPDVRGSSGWGRSFRDADLGEGRFAAIDDVADCAAHVIEAGLADPRRLAVMGHSYGGYLTLASLVWHPELFRTGVTVCGMSDFGTFFAGTEPWLAKSAAHKYGHPDRDRALLHALSPMSRVDALRVPLLAVHGEHDTNVPPRESEQIVHAARERGLEAELLLLHEEGHDFRRAESRRLFRRTAADWLERWLTA from the coding sequence ATGGCTGCAGACGCACGGCATCGACTGACCCTGGAGAGCCCGGCGGCGGCTCCCGCGACGCAGCCGCTGGCCGCCGCCGCCGGTCCCCAGGACGCCTCCAGGGGGCTGACCGCCCACGCCTGCTGGTACCCGGCGGTGGACCCCGGCGGCGAACGAGCGGCGTTCATCTGTGACCGCGGGGGCGTGCCGCAGCTGTGGGTGGGCGCGGTGGACGGCGAGGAGGCGCGCCTGCTGGACGCCGGTCCGGACCACGTCACCGAGGTGTCCTGGTCGCCGGACGGGCAGTGGATCGCGTACACCGTCGCGCCCGGCGGCAGCGGCCACACGCGGGTGCTGTGCGTCCGCCCGGACGGCTCGGACCGCCGGATCATGTCCGGCGCCGATCCGGACTCCTCGGCCTACCTGGGCTGCTGGACCCGGGACGGCGCGGCGCTCGCGGTCACGATCGCGGAGCCCGTCGCCGACCGGCCCGATCTCCTCGCGCTGGCCGAGCGCCCCGCGGGGTGGACCGAGCGCGACGGACACGCCGTCCTCCTCGGCGCCGGGACGCACGGCACCGAGGACGGCGGGCCCCCGGTCCACGACCGGCTCACCGCCTACCTCCTCGACCCGGCGGGGACCACCGCCCCCGTCCTCCTGGCCGACGAGACCGAGGCGGCGACGCTCCGCGTGTGCGACGTCAGCCCGGACGGGCGCCTGGCCCTGCTGCGCCGCGGTCCGCGCGGAGAACGCGAGGCGGTGGTGGTCCGCCTGCCCGACCGGACGCCCGTCTGCACGCTGCCCGTCGCGGACGGCGACCCGTGGATCGGCCGCTTCTCCCCCGACGGCCGTACGGTGTGGCTGCGCAGCGACCACCAGCGGGAGTTCGCGGCGCTGCTCGCCCTGGACCTCGACGAGACGGGGGCGCGGACCGGCCTGACGGTCGTCGCCGAACGCCACGGATGTGACCTGGAGCTGCTCTCCTTCGTGGAGAACGGCCGGCGCGCCGCGCTCTCCTGGAACGTCCGCGGCACCAGCGAACTGGAGACGCTGCCGCTCGCGGAACCGGGCGCGGCGCCGCCCGCGCCCCGAGCGGTGGAGCTGGCGCACGAGGTGGTCACCCGGGTCACGCCGGCCGGGCCGTACGGGATGCTGGTCGCCCTGTCGGGATCCCAGCGCAGGCCCGGGGTGTGGCGCGTGCCGGGCACCGGCGCCGCCGTGCGTACGCCGTGGTCGGCGCGGGACGCGGAGACCGTCCCGCCGGGGCCTCCCCCCGTACGGCCGGTGCCCCTGCGGCCGACGGCCCGCGACGGGCTGCTCCTGGGCGGCTGGTACCACCGGGCGCCGGGGCGCGGCCCCGGGGAACCCGCGCCGTGCGTGCTCCATCTGCACGGCGGCCCCGAGGAGCAGGAACGCCCGGTCTTCGCCCCGCTCTACCACGAGCTGCTGGGCCGGGGGCTGGACGTCTTCGCCCCGGACGTCCGGGGCTCCTCGGGCTGGGGGCGTTCCTTCCGCGACGCCGACCTCGGCGAGGGGCGTTTCGCGGCCATCGACGACGTGGCCGACTGCGCGGCCCACGTGATCGAGGCGGGTCTCGCCGACCCGCGCCGCCTCGCCGTCATGGGTCACTCGTACGGCGGTTACCTCACGCTCGCCTCCCTCGTGTGGCACCCCGAACTGTTCCGTACGGGCGTCACGGTCTGCGGGATGTCGGACTTCGGCACCTTCTTCGCCGGCACCGAACCGTGGCTGGCGAAATCGGCGGCCCACAAGTACGGCCACCCCGACCGCGACCGGGCCCTGCTCCACGCCCTGTCCCCGATGAGCCGCGTCGACGCCCTGCGCGTCCCGCTGCTCGCGGTCCACGGCGAGCACGACACCAACGTCCCGCCCCGCGAATCCGAACAGATCGTCCACGCGGCCCGCGAACGGGGCCTGGAGGCCGAGCTGCTCCTCCTCCACGAGGAGGGCCACGACTTCCGCCGCGCGGAGAGCCGCCGGCTCTTCCGGCGGACGGCAGCGGACTGGCTGGAGCGCTGGCTCACGGCGTGA
- a CDS encoding MFS transporter — MSRPEIQTPPQETPAARSGGGPLARLLVLLAVGNTAMFMVYMGVGQVLLPVQVELLDPADKVANLGLVSGVSAVFATLFNPLAGLLSDRSGRRNPWILGGGLAALDALALLGAMRTLLLVTIGWCLVQAMMNIYQAAITAVVPDRVPVERRGLASAMVGIGTPLGVIAGVTLAAAFVPDGIRTGYLALGAVIAVVAVLFTALVREQRLPAREAVPLSRQLAAFGTALRAGDFRWAFTGRFLMMLGYFMVTLFQLYVLQDHVSLPAEVGPAAAMAVLSPVNAVCMLLATVVGGLLSDRIGRRKPFIAVSCVLTAIGMLIPVASPTWTGMIAFAIVTGLSFGCFMAVDTALVTLVLPSADDAARDLGVLNIANAGPQIIGPFLASLVVASLGGYDGLFAAGALITVVGALSVVPIRGVR, encoded by the coding sequence ATGAGCAGACCCGAGATCCAGACTCCGCCGCAGGAGACACCGGCCGCCCGCTCCGGCGGTGGCCCCCTGGCACGACTGCTCGTCCTGCTCGCCGTCGGGAACACGGCGATGTTCATGGTCTACATGGGCGTCGGCCAGGTGCTGCTGCCCGTGCAGGTGGAACTGCTGGACCCGGCGGACAAGGTGGCCAACCTTGGCCTGGTCTCCGGTGTCTCCGCGGTCTTCGCCACCCTCTTCAACCCGCTGGCAGGGCTGCTGTCGGACCGCTCCGGGCGACGGAACCCGTGGATCCTGGGCGGCGGTCTCGCCGCCCTGGACGCGCTCGCCCTGCTGGGCGCGATGCGCACCCTGCTGCTCGTCACCATCGGCTGGTGCCTGGTGCAGGCGATGATGAACATCTACCAGGCCGCCATCACCGCCGTCGTCCCCGACCGCGTCCCGGTCGAGCGGCGGGGCCTGGCGTCCGCGATGGTCGGCATCGGCACCCCGCTCGGCGTGATCGCCGGCGTCACCCTCGCCGCCGCCTTCGTTCCCGACGGCATCCGCACCGGCTACCTCGCTCTGGGCGCGGTGATCGCCGTGGTGGCCGTACTGTTCACCGCGCTGGTGCGCGAGCAGCGCCTTCCCGCTCGGGAGGCGGTGCCGCTGAGCCGGCAGCTCGCGGCCTTCGGCACGGCCCTGAGGGCGGGCGACTTCCGCTGGGCGTTCACCGGCCGGTTCCTGATGATGCTCGGCTACTTCATGGTCACGCTCTTCCAGCTGTACGTCCTGCAGGACCACGTCAGCCTGCCCGCGGAGGTCGGGCCCGCCGCGGCCATGGCGGTCCTCTCGCCGGTCAACGCCGTGTGCATGCTGCTGGCGACGGTCGTCGGCGGGCTGCTGTCCGACCGCATCGGGCGGCGCAAGCCGTTCATCGCGGTCTCCTGCGTCCTCACCGCGATCGGCATGCTGATACCGGTCGCCAGTCCCACCTGGACGGGCATGATCGCCTTCGCGATCGTCACCGGGCTGTCGTTCGGCTGCTTCATGGCGGTGGACACGGCCCTGGTCACCCTGGTCCTGCCCAGCGCCGACGACGCGGCCCGCGACTTGGGCGTCCTCAACATCGCCAACGCGGGCCCCCAGATCATCGGCCCGTTTCTGGCCTCCCTGGTCGTCGCCTCACTCGGTGGCTACGACGGCCTGTTCGCCGCGGGCGCGCTGATCACCGTCGTCGGAGCCCTGTCCGTCGTCCCGATCCGCGGCGTGCGCTGA
- a CDS encoding lytic polysaccharide monooxygenase auxiliary activity family 9 protein: protein MVRRKKRLLSLAAVFTTLLGGIGLVLLGQGSAQAHGVTMMPGSRTYLCYLDAKTSTGSLDPTNPACRAALDESGASSLYNWFAVLDSQAGGRGPGYVPDGKLCSAGDRSPYDFTGYNAARPDWPRTHLTSGKTIQVKHSNWAAHPGSFRVYLSKPGYSPSTELGWDDLELIQTVTDPPQTGSPGTDGGHYYWNLNLPSGRSGDAVMFIQWVRSDSQENFFSCSDIVFDGGNGEVTGIRGSGGTPTPTPTPTPTPTPTPTPTPTPTDPHTGCMAVYTVTNSWNSGFQGSVEVMNHDTTARDGWAVRWKPGAGTRINSVWNGALTTGSDGTLTVANLDYNRTIPPNGSVTFGFTATSTGNDFPVGSLGCVTP, encoded by the coding sequence ATGGTTCGACGCAAGAAGCGACTGCTCTCGCTGGCGGCGGTCTTCACGACCCTGCTCGGCGGAATCGGCCTGGTCCTGCTGGGTCAAGGCAGTGCCCAGGCGCACGGCGTCACGATGATGCCCGGATCGCGCACGTACCTCTGTTACCTCGACGCCAAGACCAGCACCGGCTCGCTGGATCCGACCAACCCGGCCTGCCGGGCCGCACTCGACGAGAGCGGTGCGTCGTCGCTCTACAACTGGTTCGCCGTGCTCGACTCCCAGGCGGGCGGGCGGGGGCCCGGTTACGTTCCGGACGGAAAGCTGTGCAGCGCCGGCGACCGGTCGCCGTACGACTTCACCGGCTACAACGCCGCCCGCCCGGACTGGCCCCGCACCCACCTGACGTCCGGGAAGACGATCCAGGTCAAGCACAGCAACTGGGCCGCGCACCCGGGGTCCTTCCGGGTCTACCTCTCCAAGCCGGGTTACTCGCCGAGTACCGAACTGGGCTGGGACGACCTGGAGTTGATCCAGACCGTCACCGACCCGCCGCAGACGGGCTCCCCGGGCACGGACGGGGGCCACTACTACTGGAACCTGAATCTGCCGTCGGGCCGCTCGGGCGACGCGGTGATGTTCATCCAGTGGGTGCGCTCGGACAGCCAGGAGAACTTCTTCTCCTGCTCCGACATCGTCTTCGACGGCGGCAACGGCGAGGTCACCGGCATCCGCGGCTCGGGCGGCACGCCGACCCCCACCCCGACCCCGACCCCCACCCCGACTCCCACCCCGACCCCCACTCCCACCCCGACCGATCCGCACACCGGCTGCATGGCCGTCTACACCGTGACCAACTCCTGGAACAGTGGCTTCCAGGGCTCCGTCGAGGTGATGAACCACGACACGACGGCACGCGACGGCTGGGCCGTGAGGTGGAAGCCCGGAGCCGGCACGAGGATCAACAGCGTCTGGAACGGAGCTCTGACCACCGGGTCCGACGGCACGCTCACCGTCGCGAACCTCGACTACAACCGGACCATCCCGCCGAACGGCAGCGTCACGTTCGGCTTCACGGCGACCTCGACCGGCAACGACTTCCCGGTCGGTTCCCTCGGCTGCGTCACCCCGTAG
- a CDS encoding cellulase family glycosylhydrolase, with amino-acid sequence MKRLLAVLATGATALGLMSLSNPPAAAAAGCEVDYTVTSQWQGGFQAAVKVTNLGDPVNGWTLKFALPDAGQRVVQGWNATWAQSGSTVTATNVDWNRTLGTGASADLGFVGSFTGANPQPTAFTLGGVACTGAVEEPPPGGGEPTPGPGTGTPVDVNGLLRVCGVHLCNQYGRPVQLRGMSTHGIQWFARCYDAASLDALAKDWKSDLLRIAMYVQESGYETDPAGFTSRVNGLVDMAEARGMYALIDFHTLTPGDPNHNLDRAKTFFASVAARNAAKKNVIYEIANEPNGVSWAAVKSYAEQVIPVIRAADPDAVVIVGTRGWSSLGVSDGSDENEIVSNPVDADNIMYAFHFYAASHKDVYRTTLSRAASRLPLFVTEFGTVSATGDGTLDRASTTAWLDLLDQLKIGYANWTYSDAPESSAALRPGTCAGGDYGSSGVLTESGALIKSRISTTDHFPTG; translated from the coding sequence GTGAAACGCCTCCTGGCCGTGCTCGCGACCGGCGCGACAGCCCTGGGACTGATGTCCCTCTCGAACCCCCCGGCGGCGGCCGCCGCCGGCTGCGAGGTCGACTACACCGTCACCAGTCAGTGGCAGGGCGGCTTCCAGGCCGCAGTGAAGGTCACCAACCTGGGAGATCCGGTCAACGGGTGGACCTTGAAGTTCGCCCTGCCCGACGCCGGACAGAGGGTCGTCCAGGGCTGGAACGCCACCTGGGCGCAGTCCGGCTCGACGGTCACCGCCACGAACGTCGACTGGAACCGCACGCTGGGCACCGGCGCGTCCGCCGACCTGGGATTCGTGGGCTCCTTCACGGGCGCCAATCCCCAGCCGACGGCGTTCACCCTGGGCGGCGTCGCCTGCACGGGCGCCGTCGAAGAGCCCCCGCCGGGAGGCGGCGAGCCCACCCCCGGACCGGGCACCGGCACCCCCGTGGACGTCAACGGCCTGCTCCGCGTCTGCGGCGTCCACCTGTGCAACCAGTACGGCCGCCCGGTCCAGCTGCGCGGCATGAGCACGCACGGCATCCAGTGGTTCGCCCGGTGCTACGACGCGGCGTCCCTGGACGCGCTCGCGAAGGACTGGAAGTCGGACCTGCTGCGCATCGCCATGTACGTCCAGGAGAGCGGTTACGAGACCGACCCGGCGGGATTCACCAGCCGCGTGAACGGTCTCGTCGACATGGCCGAGGCCCGGGGCATGTACGCGCTGATCGACTTCCACACCCTGACGCCGGGCGACCCGAACCACAACCTCGACCGGGCGAAGACGTTCTTCGCGTCCGTCGCGGCCCGCAACGCCGCCAAGAAGAACGTCATCTACGAGATCGCCAACGAGCCGAACGGCGTGAGCTGGGCGGCGGTCAAGAGCTACGCGGAGCAGGTCATCCCGGTGATCCGGGCCGCCGACCCGGACGCGGTCGTCATCGTCGGCACCCGCGGCTGGTCGTCGCTGGGCGTCTCGGACGGCTCCGACGAGAACGAGATCGTCAGCAATCCGGTCGATGCCGACAACATCATGTACGCGTTCCACTTCTACGCCGCGAGCCACAAGGACGTCTACCGCACCACGTTGAGCCGGGCGGCTTCGCGACTCCCGCTGTTCGTGACGGAGTTCGGCACGGTGAGCGCCACGGGCGACGGGACGTTGGACCGGGCGAGCACCACGGCCTGGCTGGACCTGCTCGACCAGCTGAAGATCGGCTACGCGAACTGGACCTACTCCGACGCTCCCGAGTCCAGCGCGGCGCTGCGTCCCGGCACGTGCGCCGGCGGCGACTACGGCAGCAGCGGCGTGCTGACGGAGTCGGGGGCCCTGATCAAGAGCCGGATCAGCACCACCGACCACTTCCCCACCGGCTGA